A section of the Methanothermobacter sp. genome encodes:
- a CDS encoding DUF2299 domain-containing protein has protein sequence MPEKKIKKWLEEEGFLRMEVPDENASFHYVINYPEDHVIDIIQPTGKNDMILIACATSVSPEHQSGIRALSMEKRTEFIWKVRFTLNRFGVDFQLDHPENVLNSYLVTSEIFSDGLSKDRLISSIKNVFRAKLHVMWMIQERFGEDKPEHDSMYV, from the coding sequence ATGCCAGAGAAGAAGATAAAGAAATGGCTTGAGGAGGAGGGTTTTCTGAGGATGGAGGTCCCTGACGAAAACGCCTCGTTCCATTATGTGATAAACTATCCAGAGGATCATGTCATTGATATCATTCAGCCCACTGGAAAGAACGACATGATTCTCATAGCCTGTGCAACCAGTGTCAGTCCGGAGCACCAGTCAGGTATACGGGCCCTCAGCATGGAGAAAAGGACTGAATTCATATGGAAGGTTCGTTTTACCCTGAACAGGTTTGGAGTTGATTTCCAGCTTGATCATCCAGAGAACGTTCTGAACAGTTATCTTGTAACCTCTGAGATATTCTCTGATGGCCTCTCAAAGGACAGGTTGATTTCAAGTATAAAAAATGTTTTCAGGGCTAAACTTCATGTCATGTGGATGATACAGGAACGCTTTGGTGAGGATAAACCTGAACACGACAGCATGTATGTGTGA
- a CDS encoding class II aldolase/adducin family protein — MNPLRDVVDVSVHLYRRGLVSGIGGNVSARVDDRVFITPTMVPLDQVTLKNVAMVDLEGNVLRGEGPSSELELHLEVYRRRPDVNGVVHTHSPYARAFSVAGIEIEKMEGFRGLGHGKIPVVPYYPPGSRELAAACADSMVNENATVLENHGVVCAGETVKEALLLAEFIEELAKTRFIAEVLKFMK; from the coding sequence TTGAATCCATTGAGGGATGTTGTTGATGTTTCGGTCCACCTCTACAGGAGGGGCCTTGTATCTGGAATTGGAGGGAACGTGAGTGCAAGGGTGGATGATAGGGTTTTCATAACACCCACAATGGTCCCCCTTGACCAGGTGACGCTTAAGAATGTTGCAATGGTTGACCTTGAAGGGAATGTCTTGCGTGGGGAAGGCCCATCCTCGGAGCTGGAACTCCATCTTGAGGTCTACAGGAGGAGGCCTGATGTCAATGGTGTGGTGCACACCCACTCACCATATGCCAGGGCATTTTCAGTTGCCGGGATTGAGATTGAGAAAATGGAGGGCTTCAGGGGACTGGGGCATGGGAAGATCCCTGTGGTACCATATTATCCCCCTGGAAGCAGAGAACTTGCAGCTGCCTGTGCAGATAGTATGGTGAATGAAAATGCGACCGTCCTTGAAAACCATGGTGTGGTATGTGCAGGTGAAACTGTTAAGGAAGCCCTCCTGCTTGCAGAGTTCATTGAGGAGCTGGCAAAAACCCGGTTCATCGCTGAGGTCCTGAAATTCATGAAATAG
- the cdc6-1 gene encoding ORC1-type DNA replication protein Cdc6-1 yields MNIFDEIGDKESVFKDKKYLDHRFLPDRLPHREEQIRSIAKYWVEALNGVTPPDITIYGKTGTGKTAVAKFAMKQLKEASRDCDVNIRTEYIRCTDYTTEYQVIARLCQQLGRDVPYRGWTKAEIVNTFRNMFKKNAFGQDMILLVVLDEIDILLRNDGDGLLYTLTRTDNVSILSISNYVEFKKFIKPRVRSSLRDREIVFPPYGAQQLVDILEERSKLSFKEGALDDDVIPLCAALAAKEEGDARYALDLLRTAGEIADERDSDMVKGDFVREAKDYIEHNKITDIILTLPSQQQRVLEAILYLTKRKEEITSGRLYEVYKEISKGDSVSYRRIFDFINELEMLGLISTNTVSRGRGKGRTNIIDLQCETSLLEDSLWGV; encoded by the coding sequence ATGAATATTTTTGATGAGATAGGGGACAAAGAATCTGTTTTTAAGGATAAGAAATATCTCGACCACAGGTTTCTACCTGACAGGCTGCCTCACAGGGAGGAACAGATACGTTCAATAGCCAAGTACTGGGTTGAAGCACTGAATGGAGTCACACCACCGGACATAACAATATATGGAAAAACAGGTACAGGGAAAACTGCGGTTGCCAAATTCGCCATGAAACAGCTCAAGGAAGCATCAAGGGACTGTGATGTTAACATAAGGACGGAGTACATTCGCTGCACAGATTACACAACAGAGTATCAGGTCATAGCAAGGCTCTGCCAGCAGCTTGGTCGTGATGTCCCCTACCGTGGCTGGACAAAGGCTGAGATAGTCAACACATTCAGGAACATGTTCAAGAAAAATGCCTTTGGCCAGGACATGATACTCCTTGTTGTCCTTGACGAGATAGATATACTCCTGAGGAACGATGGTGACGGCCTGCTCTACACCCTCACAAGGACAGATAATGTCTCCATACTATCCATAAGTAACTACGTTGAATTTAAAAAATTCATAAAACCACGAGTAAGGAGCAGTCTGAGGGACAGGGAGATAGTCTTCCCACCCTACGGCGCCCAGCAGCTTGTTGATATACTCGAGGAAAGATCCAAACTGTCCTTCAAGGAGGGTGCACTTGATGACGATGTAATACCCCTCTGCGCAGCACTTGCAGCCAAGGAGGAGGGTGACGCAAGGTATGCCCTTGACCTTCTCAGGACCGCAGGTGAAATTGCAGATGAAAGGGATTCAGATATGGTTAAGGGGGACTTTGTGAGGGAAGCCAAGGACTACATAGAGCACAACAAGATCACAGACATCATACTGACTCTACCCAGCCAGCAGCAGAGGGTCCTTGAGGCGATACTCTACCTCACAAAGAGAAAGGAGGAGATAACCTCAGGAAGGCTCTATGAGGTCTACAAGGAGATATCAAAGGGTGATTCAGTTTCATACAGAAGAATATTTGACTTCATAAATGAACTCGAAATGCTTGGACTCATATCAACCAACACGGTCTCTAGGGGAAGGGGAAAGGGACGCACCAATATCATAGACCTCCAGTGCGAAACTTCACTCCTGGAGGACTCACTCTGGGGAGTCTGA
- a CDS encoding DEAD/DEAH box helicase: protein MARYIEHPLIKPGTVEARTYQQLLAADVLKKGNSMIVAPTALGKTIVAVLVAAERLQKYRGSRVLILSPSKPLAIQHEESLREFLLAPCTSLTGSINPEERVRRWNESRVISATPQTIESDILAGRYDLSDVSLLVFDECHRAVGSYSYVFLASTYMQTAKNPLILGLTASPGADEDKIKTVCSNLFLNEVVVKTEKDPDVRPYLKPIRIEWVRVKMQPELEEIRDLLKKVLKTRLKMLKNLGVIETVSVGKRDLLKARGRVQNRIARSSNPPKSCYRAISLIAASINVEHALELLETQGIHPLLRYLTRLKKKNTRAARSLIMDPDFTRAMYLTRKASVSGVEHPKLDRLIEILRKELEGGDSRIIVFTQFRDTLEEIYQRCVREGINAVKFYGQNSRSGEKGLTQKQQRDIIKSFRMGNHDVLISTSVAEEGIDIPSVDLVVMYEPVPSEIRMIQRRGRTGRRRSGRMVVLMTEKTRDEAYYYSSIRKEKNMKESLRGGSMKIELTPLGFPETDGERPFIYVDSREVNSRVLRELRKIGVDFELRTLSVGDYQVSDDTVIERKTTQDFLGSIMDKRLYRQAREMVENFKRPVMIIEGDDLYSGFMNPDAVRGALASVAVDFGIPIIPTRSPADTAAMIRRIALREQREGKPDMRIRTDKKPLTLQEKQLFIVESLPYIGSKYARRLLESFGSVEAVMNASEKELMEVEGIGKRIASEIRKVIEAEFRDSEKN, encoded by the coding sequence ATGGCAAGGTACATAGAGCACCCACTGATAAAACCGGGGACAGTCGAGGCGAGGACCTACCAGCAGTTACTGGCAGCAGACGTCCTAAAGAAGGGTAACTCAATGATAGTGGCTCCCACGGCCCTTGGAAAAACCATTGTTGCCGTTCTGGTTGCTGCAGAGAGGCTGCAGAAATACAGGGGGTCCAGAGTACTCATTTTATCACCCAGCAAACCGCTGGCCATACAGCATGAGGAGAGCTTACGGGAGTTCCTTCTCGCACCATGCACGTCACTCACAGGGAGTATAAACCCTGAGGAAAGGGTGAGGCGCTGGAATGAGTCCAGGGTCATATCTGCAACACCCCAGACAATAGAATCAGATATCCTGGCCGGGAGGTACGACCTCAGCGACGTTTCACTCCTGGTATTTGATGAGTGCCACCGTGCCGTTGGTTCCTACTCCTACGTCTTCCTTGCATCCACTTATATGCAGACCGCGAAAAACCCCCTTATACTTGGATTGACAGCCTCCCCGGGTGCAGATGAGGACAAAATAAAAACCGTCTGCAGTAACCTCTTCCTCAACGAGGTGGTTGTGAAGACAGAAAAGGACCCGGATGTCAGGCCCTACCTCAAGCCCATCAGGATAGAATGGGTCAGGGTTAAGATGCAGCCTGAACTTGAGGAGATAAGGGACCTCCTGAAGAAGGTTTTAAAGACGCGTCTGAAGATGCTCAAGAACCTTGGAGTTATAGAGACTGTGAGTGTGGGTAAAAGGGACCTCCTGAAGGCCAGGGGCCGTGTTCAGAACAGGATCGCCCGCTCATCAAATCCTCCAAAATCATGTTACAGGGCCATATCACTCATAGCAGCCTCAATAAATGTTGAGCACGCCCTTGAACTCCTTGAAACCCAGGGGATCCATCCGCTTCTCAGATACCTCACCCGACTTAAAAAGAAGAACACAAGGGCTGCCAGAAGCCTCATTATGGACCCTGACTTCACAAGGGCCATGTACCTCACCAGGAAGGCCTCTGTTTCAGGGGTTGAACACCCGAAACTTGACAGACTCATTGAAATACTCAGAAAGGAACTTGAAGGCGGAGACTCAAGAATAATAGTTTTCACCCAGTTCCGTGACACCCTTGAGGAAATATACCAGCGCTGTGTACGTGAGGGAATAAACGCCGTTAAATTTTATGGTCAGAACAGTAGAAGCGGTGAAAAGGGTCTCACCCAGAAACAGCAGAGGGATATAATCAAGTCATTCAGGATGGGAAACCACGATGTTCTCATATCAACCAGCGTGGCAGAGGAGGGAATAGATATACCCTCAGTTGACCTCGTGGTCATGTACGAGCCTGTCCCATCAGAGATAAGGATGATACAGAGGAGGGGAAGGACAGGAAGAAGAAGATCAGGAAGAATGGTTGTCCTCATGACTGAGAAAACCCGGGACGAGGCCTACTATTACTCAAGTATAAGGAAGGAAAAAAACATGAAGGAAAGCCTCAGGGGGGGTTCCATGAAAATTGAACTGACGCCCCTTGGGTTTCCTGAAACTGATGGTGAAAGACCATTCATCTACGTGGATTCTCGTGAGGTTAACTCAAGGGTCCTCAGGGAGCTCAGGAAGATTGGGGTGGACTTTGAACTCAGAACACTCTCTGTGGGTGATTATCAGGTCAGCGATGACACTGTGATTGAAAGAAAAACCACCCAGGATTTCCTGGGGTCAATTATGGATAAGAGACTTTACAGACAGGCCAGGGAGATGGTGGAAAACTTCAAGCGCCCTGTGATGATAATAGAGGGTGATGACCTCTACTCGGGCTTCATGAACCCAGATGCTGTGAGGGGTGCCCTTGCATCCGTTGCGGTGGACTTTGGAATACCCATAATCCCCACAAGGTCCCCTGCAGATACAGCTGCAATGATAAGGAGGATAGCCCTGAGGGAACAGAGGGAGGGAAAACCTGACATGCGTATCAGGACAGATAAGAAACCCCTCACCCTCCAGGAAAAGCAGCTTTTCATTGTGGAGTCACTTCCCTACATTGGATCCAAGTATGCCAGAAGGCTCCTTGAAAGTTTCGGTTCGGTTGAAGCTGTTATGAACGCATCAGAGAAGGAGCTCATGGAAGTGGAGGGAATCGGTAAAAGGATAGCATCCGAGATCAGAAAGGTTATTGAAGCAGAATTCAGAGATTCAGAAAAAAATTAG
- a CDS encoding cobalt-precorrin 5A hydrolase yields MRVSILTLTENGRKLGESLKTGLKDDPTILSVEIIHRDIDFREVFSRSDMIIGIMAAGIMVRKIAPLLKNKFSDPGVIVVDEMGQNVISLLSGHAGGANDFAVKIADIINANPIITTSTDVNGLVGIDSFAARYFYVILDRHLVKHFNSSIVNGHTVELHSSRNLEPLIDGELSRTYRYLRDGDEIVRAHCNSEVMKLAPLKVSVGIGTRRGVESARVTGAIVEALGLLKLPPERIDALATGYMKKDERGIIDAAEDLGVPLEIIPLKELRSQDTHSFSDFVNEKFGVGSVCEAAALKSAGTGSKLVIRKTKSSGVAVAVAVSGTPKTF; encoded by the coding sequence ATGAGAGTGAGTATACTGACACTCACAGAAAATGGCAGGAAACTTGGTGAGAGCCTGAAGACAGGTCTTAAGGATGATCCCACAATTCTTTCAGTTGAAATAATCCACAGGGATATAGACTTCAGGGAGGTGTTTTCCAGAAGCGACATGATAATCGGTATAATGGCAGCAGGTATAATGGTGAGAAAGATCGCCCCGCTCCTTAAAAACAAATTCTCTGATCCAGGAGTTATTGTTGTTGATGAAATGGGGCAGAATGTCATAAGTCTCCTTTCGGGACATGCAGGAGGTGCAAACGATTTTGCAGTCAAAATTGCAGACATAATCAACGCAAACCCCATTATAACAACATCAACTGATGTTAATGGTCTTGTGGGAATTGACAGCTTCGCAGCAAGATACTTTTATGTGATACTTGACAGGCACCTCGTGAAGCACTTCAATTCCTCAATTGTGAATGGGCACACTGTGGAACTGCACTCATCAAGGAACCTGGAACCCCTAATTGATGGTGAACTGTCCAGAACCTACAGGTACCTGAGGGATGGAGATGAGATTGTAAGGGCCCACTGTAACTCTGAGGTCATGAAACTGGCTCCCCTCAAGGTTTCAGTGGGTATAGGGACAAGGAGGGGAGTTGAATCCGCCAGGGTAACCGGTGCAATTGTGGAAGCACTTGGTCTCTTGAAGCTACCCCCCGAGAGGATCGATGCACTGGCAACAGGTTACATGAAGAAAGATGAAAGGGGGATAATTGATGCAGCAGAGGATCTGGGGGTCCCCCTGGAAATCATACCCCTCAAGGAGCTCAGATCACAGGATACGCACTCATTTTCAGATTTTGTCAACGAAAAATTTGGTGTTGGAAGTGTATGTGAAGCCGCGGCTCTTAAAAGTGCAGGAACCGGATCAAAACTCGTTATAAGAAAAACAAAATCATCAGGAGTTGCGGTTGCAGTGGCGGTTTCAGGGACACCAAAAACTTTTTAA
- a CDS encoding DUF5400 domain-containing protein, protein MYQVIVLALLLAGIPSGFITFRIMGMRMAPHFGVLILALIATGLNLVTGGGNFIYPAVALQLLAGISAYTQFFPVLRDNFQTSPLYACHLSTMTTAAVLAAASVLA, encoded by the coding sequence ATGTATCAGGTTATTGTGCTTGCTCTGCTACTTGCAGGGATCCCCTCAGGTTTCATAACATTCCGTATAATGGGGATGAGGATGGCACCCCACTTCGGGGTCCTCATCCTTGCGCTCATTGCAACAGGACTGAATCTTGTGACGGGTGGTGGAAATTTCATTTATCCTGCTGTGGCCCTCCAGCTCCTGGCGGGTATATCAGCCTACACCCAGTTTTTCCCTGTACTCAGGGATAACTTCCAGACCTCTCCCCTATACGCATGCCACCTCAGCACCATGACCACAGCGGCGGTGCTTGCAGCCGCATCAGTCCTTGCATAA
- a CDS encoding UPF0147 family protein, producing MSNETFDRVSEILKHIMEDNSVPRNIRRAAEESKEILNNPDEDSTVRASTVISILDEISNDPNIPIHARTLVWEILSELESIRE from the coding sequence ATGAGTAACGAAACATTTGATCGCGTTTCTGAAATTTTAAAACACATTATGGAAGATAATAGTGTTCCAAGGAACATCAGAAGGGCTGCCGAGGAATCAAAGGAGATTCTCAACAACCCGGATGAGGACAGCACCGTGAGGGCCAGCACGGTCATATCAATTCTGGATGAGATAAGCAACGACCCCAACATCCCGATACATGCAAGGACACTGGTATGGGAAATACTCAGTGAACTTGAATCCATAAGGGAATAA
- a CDS encoding tRNA (adenine-N1)-methyltransferase: MRILMDERGKKYLLKTGEDFQSDMGIIQSRMIEEARPGDVLRTHLGREVYVLKPSLSDYLELMERRCSILLPKDIGMICAYTGIVNGSRVVDAGTGAGTVAMYLANVVGESGHVTTYEIREDFAEVAERNIRDFGFKNIVVKNRDIKEGIDEDDLDLVFLDLPQPWELMEDLHESLIRGGWAVFYNPYIEQVKILHRVGSKLGFADMRTSEIIEREIEVRRKGTRPRTRMVGHTGYLTFMRKV; encoded by the coding sequence TTGCGTATACTCATGGATGAAAGGGGTAAAAAGTACCTCCTGAAGACAGGGGAGGACTTTCAGAGTGACATGGGAATCATCCAGTCCCGGATGATAGAGGAGGCCAGACCAGGAGATGTGCTCAGAACCCACCTTGGAAGGGAGGTGTATGTCCTTAAACCCAGCCTTTCAGATTACCTTGAACTCATGGAGAGGAGGTGCTCCATCCTCCTTCCCAAGGACATAGGGATGATCTGTGCATACACAGGGATAGTGAACGGCTCAAGGGTTGTTGATGCAGGTACAGGGGCAGGTACAGTTGCAATGTACCTGGCAAATGTGGTGGGTGAATCAGGGCATGTTACAACCTATGAGATACGGGAGGACTTTGCAGAGGTTGCAGAAAGGAACATCAGGGACTTCGGATTTAAGAATATTGTGGTCAAAAACAGGGACATAAAGGAGGGTATAGATGAGGATGACCTGGACCTGGTCTTCCTGGATCTTCCCCAGCCATGGGAGCTTATGGAGGATCTGCATGAATCCCTTATTAGAGGGGGTTGGGCAGTTTTCTACAACCCCTACATTGAACAGGTTAAAATTCTGCACAGGGTCGGCTCAAAGCTGGGATTTGCAGATATGAGGACATCCGAGATAATTGAACGTGAAATTGAGGTCAGGAGGAAGGGTACACGCCCCAGGACCAGAATGGTCGGACACACAGGATACCTCACATTCATGAGAAAGGTCTAG
- the pyrB gene encoding aspartate carbamoyltransferase: MFENVISIKDFGKDDIEFILREAEKMEPVASGERSSSVLTGKILGMMFYEPSTRTRLSFETAMKRLGGSVVGFADTGATSATKGESLTDTAMMLSGYSDAIVIRHSLEGAARYISDIVDVPVINAGDGAGQHPTQTLLDLYTMKRFFGKIGSLNVALVGDLKYGRTVHSLAYALAVFGVRMSFVSPPELRMPDSVIHDLEGSGVEVTETERLDDVIDDVDVLYVTRIQKERFPDPEEYSRIRGAYHIDRDMVTDRDLIVMHPLPRIDEISPEVDSLPQAMYFRQAFYGVPVRMALLKMLIRERSDSPE; encoded by the coding sequence ATGTTTGAAAATGTTATCTCAATAAAGGACTTTGGAAAGGATGATATAGAGTTCATTCTGAGGGAAGCAGAAAAGATGGAGCCAGTTGCATCTGGAGAAAGGTCCTCCAGTGTTCTTACAGGAAAGATACTTGGGATGATGTTCTATGAACCATCAACAAGGACACGACTTTCATTTGAAACTGCAATGAAGAGGCTGGGGGGCAGTGTGGTTGGATTTGCAGATACAGGCGCAACATCCGCTACCAAGGGCGAAAGTCTGACCGACACCGCAATGATGCTTTCAGGCTACTCCGATGCAATTGTGATAAGGCACAGTCTTGAGGGGGCTGCCCGTTACATCTCAGACATTGTGGATGTTCCGGTTATCAATGCCGGTGATGGGGCAGGTCAGCACCCCACCCAGACCCTCCTTGACCTCTACACAATGAAGAGGTTCTTTGGTAAAATAGGATCCCTCAATGTTGCACTTGTGGGGGACCTGAAGTATGGCCGGACAGTGCACTCACTGGCCTATGCACTTGCTGTTTTCGGTGTGAGAATGAGTTTTGTATCGCCCCCTGAGCTCAGAATGCCTGACAGTGTCATACATGACCTTGAAGGTAGTGGTGTAGAGGTTACAGAGACCGAGAGGCTGGATGATGTTATAGATGATGTGGACGTCCTCTATGTTACAAGAATACAGAAGGAACGCTTTCCAGACCCAGAGGAATATTCAAGGATCAGAGGGGCCTATCATATAGACAGAGACATGGTCACCGATAGGGACCTCATCGTAATGCACCCGCTTCCAAGGATAGATGAAATATCCCCTGAGGTTGATTCGCTTCCACAGGCGATGTATTTCAGGCAGGCATTCTACGGTGTGCCTGTGAGAATGGCTCTTCTCAAGATGCTGATAAGAGAAAGATCAGACTCCCCAGAGTGA
- a CDS encoding DNA-directed DNA polymerase II small subunit, whose amino-acid sequence MNEIIGKFAREGILIEDNAYFRLKEMDDPATASSEIIVKIKKNGGGKFTLLTSEMLDDLFEATEEIDNPMEIKARGPINVPGPREFDFRVITDTSKRSYTSGEIGDMISYFNSRFSCLRDLLKRRPELKSHVPIADLRGGDDAVSIIGIINEIRTTKNNHRMLELEDETGEITVVVHNENHKLFEKSEKLVRDEVIGVQGAKKGRFVVASEIFHPGVPRIQEKEMDFSVAFISDVHIGSQTFLEDAFTRFIKWINGDFGTEDHMNIAADIKYLVVAGDIVDGIGIYPGQEKELIIKDIHEQYEEAARLFGDIRDDIKIVMIPGNHDASRIAEPQPAIPEEYAKPLYSLKNVEFLSNPSMVSLDGVKTLIYHGRSFDDMAMSVNGLSHERSDLIMEELLEKRHLAPIYGERTPLASEIEDHLVIDDVPHVLHTGHVHINAYKKYKGIHLINSGTFQSQTEFQKIYNIVPTCGQVPVLNRGVMKLLEFN is encoded by the coding sequence ATGAATGAAATAATAGGAAAATTTGCAAGGGAAGGAATTTTAATAGAGGATAACGCATATTTCAGGCTAAAAGAAATGGATGATCCTGCAACAGCCTCCTCAGAGATTATAGTTAAGATAAAGAAGAATGGTGGAGGTAAATTCACTCTTCTGACCTCTGAGATGCTTGATGACCTCTTTGAGGCGACTGAGGAAATAGATAACCCCATGGAAATAAAGGCGAGGGGTCCAATCAATGTTCCAGGGCCAAGGGAATTTGACTTCAGGGTCATCACAGACACCAGTAAGAGATCATACACCAGTGGAGAGATAGGTGACATGATCTCCTACTTCAACAGCAGATTCAGCTGCCTTAGGGATCTTCTCAAAAGACGCCCTGAACTTAAGAGCCATGTACCCATTGCGGATCTTCGCGGCGGGGACGACGCTGTGAGCATCATAGGGATCATCAATGAGATACGAACCACAAAGAACAACCACAGAATGCTTGAACTGGAGGATGAAACAGGGGAAATAACAGTGGTTGTGCACAATGAAAACCATAAACTGTTTGAAAAGTCTGAGAAGCTCGTGAGGGATGAGGTCATAGGTGTTCAGGGCGCGAAAAAGGGGAGGTTTGTGGTGGCCTCTGAGATCTTCCATCCGGGTGTCCCCCGAATACAGGAGAAGGAAATGGACTTTTCAGTTGCCTTCATATCTGATGTCCACATAGGAAGTCAGACATTCCTTGAAGATGCATTCACCAGGTTCATTAAATGGATAAACGGGGACTTTGGAACGGAGGACCATATGAATATCGCTGCTGACATTAAGTACCTGGTGGTTGCAGGTGACATCGTTGATGGTATCGGGATATACCCTGGACAGGAAAAGGAACTCATTATAAAAGATATTCATGAGCAGTATGAGGAGGCTGCAAGGCTTTTTGGAGATATAAGGGATGACATAAAGATTGTGATGATCCCTGGAAACCACGATGCATCAAGGATCGCTGAGCCCCAGCCTGCAATACCCGAGGAATATGCGAAGCCACTTTACAGCCTCAAAAATGTTGAATTTTTGAGTAACCCGTCCATGGTGAGTCTTGACGGTGTAAAAACCCTCATATATCATGGCAGAAGCTTCGACGACATGGCCATGAGCGTGAACGGGCTTTCCCATGAAAGATCAGATCTCATAATGGAGGAACTCCTTGAGAAGAGACACCTTGCACCCATATACGGTGAGAGGACACCCCTTGCATCTGAGATAGAGGACCACCTTGTGATTGATGATGTCCCCCATGTCCTTCATACCGGACATGTACATATAAACGCATACAAAAAATACAAGGGTATTCACCTTATAAATTCAGGCACATTCCAGTCACAGACGGAGTTTCAGAAGATATACAACATTGTCCCAACATGTGGTCAGGTCCCGGTGCTCAACAGGGGGGTTATGAAGCTTCTGGAGTTCAATTAG
- a CDS encoding cobalamin biosynthesis protein translates to MNEIPVLLLAVLIDIILGEPPTILHPVVHMGSIITWMKGILNKTRLSGIIMTLVVVSVFTAPALLIGYLNEPLYTLIAAVLLSTVISIRMLFTSALDIGRSLDNSIDEAREKLSYLVSRDTTTLTDEQIISATIETLTENLTDSVTAPLFYFILLGLPGAFLYRAVNTLDAMVGYLDDENRDLGWFPARLDDILNYIPSRVTGFMIVLAAFFLSMNWKNSLRILLRDARHTPSPNSGFTMAAAAGALSVQLEKPGVYVLGDPRELLSTEKLKDALKLSSISLVLFIVSATGIIILVIP, encoded by the coding sequence ATGAATGAAATCCCTGTCCTGTTACTCGCAGTTTTAATTGACATTATACTCGGAGAACCCCCAACCATACTTCACCCTGTTGTACACATGGGCTCAATCATAACATGGATGAAAGGAATACTCAATAAAACGCGTCTATCAGGAATAATAATGACTCTGGTGGTTGTCTCGGTATTCACAGCACCGGCCCTACTCATAGGGTACCTGAATGAACCCCTATACACTCTGATAGCTGCAGTGCTCCTGTCAACGGTAATATCCATAAGGATGCTCTTTACATCTGCCCTGGATATTGGAAGATCACTGGATAACAGCATTGATGAGGCAAGGGAGAAACTTTCCTATCTTGTGAGTAGAGACACCACCACACTCACAGATGAGCAGATAATCTCAGCAACCATTGAAACACTCACAGAAAACCTCACAGACTCTGTTACAGCGCCTCTTTTTTACTTCATCCTACTTGGACTTCCAGGAGCATTCCTTTACAGGGCCGTTAATACACTTGATGCAATGGTTGGATACCTTGATGACGAAAACAGGGACCTGGGATGGTTCCCTGCCAGACTTGATGACATACTTAACTACATACCATCCAGAGTTACAGGTTTTATGATTGTTCTTGCAGCGTTTTTCCTGTCCATGAACTGGAAGAATTCACTGAGGATACTCCTCAGGGACGCCAGACACACTCCCAGTCCAAACTCAGGATTCACAATGGCCGCAGCGGCCGGAGCACTATCTGTTCAGCTGGAAAAACCAGGAGTATATGTTCTGGGGGATCCCAGAGAGTTACTTTCAACTGAAAAGCTTAAAGATGCGCTGAAACTGAGTTCAATATCTCTTGTCCTGTTCATCGTGTCTGCAACAGGAATAATAATACTGGTGATACCATGA